TAGAGGTAGGAAAGTTGTTTAACTACCTAGAATACTACAAGCCTTATAAGTTTAAACACCTTTTAGTGGCACCTTTTTCTATGCGAGCCCAAATACTATCAAAAATCCAAAGAGAGACAAAGCATGCATTGAATCACAAAAAGGCGGCAATCACTATAAAAATGAATAGTTTGGTAGATGATGAAATCATAGATGCGCTATATAAAGCTAAAGAAGCAGGTGTTCATGTACAAATAATAGCTAGAGGTATATGCTGCGTAGCTACAGATATCCCTAAAGATATGCAATTGCATGCTATCAGTATTGTAGATAAATTTTTAGAGCATGCAAGAATTTTATACTTCCTAAATGATGGTGATGAAGAGTGCTATATAAGTTCTGCAGATCTCATGGTAAGAAATCTTGATTATAGAATAGAGGTGGCAACACCTGTATATGATACGATGATTCTGGAAAAGGTCAAGAAGTTTTTAGATATACAACTAACCGATAATGTCAAAGCAAGAGTGCACAATGACAATATGAGTAATGCAAAAATCACTGCATCTAGAGCTAAAAAGAAGATTCGAAGTCAAATCGAAATCTATAATTGGTTAGAAAAAGATTATATAACAAAAAAGGCAGATAAATAAATATCTGCCTTCTCTATAATTTTTATCTATTCTAAAATCAGATATGTTTATTTATTAAATCTACTAATGCCGCTTTAGGCACAGCCCCTACTTGCTTATCAACTACTTCACCATTTTTTATAAAAAGTATTGTAGGGATATTGCGAACTCCGAACTGCACGGCTAAATCACCTTGCTCTTCCACATTGACTTTGCCAATAGTGGCTTTACCTGCAAATTCTTGACTAAGTTCATCTATTACAGGACCTATCATCTTACATGGTCCACACCACTCTGCCCAAAAATCAGCTACTACTAGCTCATTTTCTTTACTTGTTAGTTCTTTAAAATTTTCTGTTGTTATTGCTACTGCCATTTTTTTCTGTTTAAAAATTTAAGCATTAATACATCTAAATTTGTGCATTAATATGTAACGAACAAAAGAATAACCGACTTAGTTCCTTAAATTTGCTTAAACCCAGATTTTGCACTTGAAATGCAAAATCTGCCCGAAGGGCTGACGAAACCTTTGGTTTGTCAGGGTTAACCCCGACAAGAAAATCTTACATATTATATTACTAAAATGTTTAGATTTTCTTCGTCGGTCTGCAATTCAAAGTTTTTGAAAAGCAAGATTCGGGTTAAAGAGAAGGGCAACCCGTGCGCTTAGAGCTTCTATTAAAACATCCGTAAAAGTTAATGGATAATTCAGGTGAGCTAACTCCACTTAAATTTTGAGATACCCCCCCTATATGAAGGTCGTAGCTAAATGCTATAGTCATTCTTCCCACGTCTAATCTGGCAGCTGGGACTATGGCATCACTACTTTTGTACCAAAGTCCTAAATATCCAATGATAGGATTTCTTGTCTCATGACCAGCCGCAAGTGTTGTTCCAAAGTAACCTCCGACATTATAATTTGTATGCTGCTGATATTGTACATAGACCGTAGGCAATATGAAAAAACCTCCTCTATAAAGATTCGCCCCTGCGTGAAAATTTACTCGCATGGGTAATTTATATTCATTATTTGTAAATGAGATATTGGGGCTCAATAAATGCATAATGGATGCTCCACCATAGATATTTGTGTTTTCATTGGGATTCAAGGTTACTAAAGCTCCGAAATTAACCTCAGGATAGAAAATAGAATTAGAATTAAAACTTTCACCGGAAGTAATATTAGGAATAGGCCTACCAAAGGCATCTAATTCGCTAGCAAAGGTATATTTACCTATATTGGCTCCTCTATTTCCTAGCCCTAATCCCATGCCAAAAGATAGAAAATTTTGACCTTCCATCCCGAAACGAGCATGATAGGCGAGATTTGCCATTACACTAAAATTAGTAAAGGATCCTACCCCTGCTTGATCATAAGACGCCATTAAACCCATACCCCAAAGATTAAGCTGTTCATTGTATACATTATTGAGGTTAAAATCTCCAGCTATGGTACCTGATTTATATGAACTCACATTCTGAACACCTGTCCATTGACTGCGTCCTATAGCTGACAACCTGTAGTTACAAGCATTATTGCCTGCAAATGCGGGATTCACTGCTAAAGGCATGGCATTGAACTGAGAGTAGATGAGATCTTGACCATGCATTATCGAAACGCCAAAAATGCCTATTAATACAAAAAAAACTAATTTCAATTTATTCATGTTTTTGAACTATCTAAGTACGGTGATTTCTCCTTGAAAATTTAATATCTGATCATTTTTACAGACTGCAGATATATTATAGATATATAAGCCTAATGGTACATCTTCACCGTTATTATTAATTTTACCATTCCAATAATACTGCTTGTCATCAGCCGGCACATTTTCTACTTTAAATACATTGTTTCCCCATCTATTATAAACATTGAAGGAAAGTATTGTTTTTAAGGCAAAAGATTTAATATAAAATTCATCATTCAACGCATCGCCATTTGGAGAGAAGGCTGTAGGGATTTTCAACGAGTCTACCTGACAATCTGTATTTACAAAGACAGTGGCAGAGTCTTCCTGCGAACATACATAATTATTTAGACTATAGAATAATTTCACCTTGTAGGTAGTAGTAAATTTCGGCGATGCACCTGTAGAGTCAAATTTAGGCCGCGACAGGCTAGAATCTGGAGTCCATTTTAAGCTATCCAAAATGCCATTCGTAATGAGCTTCATACTGCTCACTGCTCCACGCAGTATATATTGAGGTTCTGTCGTTACCTTGGTCTCTAATGGTTGTACCACAGTGATTTTTATATCCTTACTCGTGGGTGGACATTGTGGAGTCTTACCTAAAACCTTATAGGTGGTGGTATTTCTCGGTGTAAATAAGACGATGGAGTCACCACTTATTTTATTTCCCCATTGAAAATTTCCGTACCAGATGGTATCTGAGCCTCGTGTAGTATATTGCACACTCTCCCCAAAGCAAATAGTGGTGTCTTGACGAGGGGTAATGACCAAAGTAGGGGTTGTATCTACTTTGAAATACTGTGTATCCGCATCATAACAGTTATATTTATTAGTCCCTTCTAGGACGACAATAGCAGTTCTATAATTTGAATAAAATGGATGCTTATGGTTAATATTTTGTGTAAAGTAAGGTTTTTCGACTGCTAATCCTCCAAAAGTATCCTTGCCTAAAGTGTCTTTTATATATAGACTGTCTTTAATAGTCCACTGCCATTTCCATGTGGTATCCCTTCCATCTGTCCTATTTTCATAGACAATCAGAGAATCTTTACATCGAGGCTGAATAGGCACAAATTTTACTTCTGGCTGCTTGATTATCGTTATTTGCACACTTGCCTTACTGACACAGTTTTTATTGTCTCTAACAGTGTAGACGGCGTTATAAACGCCCATAGCC
Above is a genomic segment from Chitinophagales bacterium containing:
- the trxA gene encoding thioredoxin — its product is MAVAITTENFKELTSKENELVVADFWAEWCGPCKMIGPVIDELSQEFAGKATIGKVNVEEQGDLAVQFGVRNIPTILFIKNGEVVDKQVGAVPKAALVDLINKHI
- a CDS encoding PorP/SprF family type IX secretion system membrane protein is translated as MNKLKLVFFVLIGIFGVSIMHGQDLIYSQFNAMPLAVNPAFAGNNACNYRLSAIGRSQWTGVQNVSSYKSGTIAGDFNLNNVYNEQLNLWGMGLMASYDQAGVGSFTNFSVMANLAYHARFGMEGQNFLSFGMGLGLGNRGANIGKYTFASELDAFGRPIPNITSGESFNSNSIFYPEVNFGALVTLNPNENTNIYGGASIMHLLSPNISFTNNEYKLPMRVNFHAGANLYRGGFFILPTVYVQYQQHTNYNVGGYFGTTLAAGHETRNPIIGYLGLWYKSSDAIVPAARLDVGRMTIAFSYDLHIGGVSQNLSGVSSPELSINFYGCFNRSSKRTGCPSL
- a CDS encoding gliding motility-associated C-terminal domain-containing protein, with the protein product MKMIKYPLLVFLILSFQNWHAQIAIADTNVCGNTQVQFKDVHVIPVGKTVVNRYWDFDGVNKDTTAEDSVFFAFANTVAGSQLTVSLTVVYDDASTANFTRIVRVWALPIIDSFKVNRNITCPSILPNLRFESYARFEPGKGDFLTNASVEFGDQNAANPNLPIDNNILHAYGAMGVYNAVYTVRDNKNCVSKASVQITIIKQPEVKFVPIQPRCKDSLIVYENRTDGRDTTWKWQWTIKDSLYIKDTLGKDTFGGLAVEKPYFTQNINHKHPFYSNYRTAIVVLEGTNKYNCYDADTQYFKVDTTPTLVITPRQDTTICFGESVQYTTRGSDTIWYGNFQWGNKISGDSIVLFTPRNTTTYKVLGKTPQCPPTSKDIKITVVQPLETKVTTEPQYILRGAVSSMKLITNGILDSLKWTPDSSLSRPKFDSTGASPKFTTTYKVKLFYSLNNYVCSQEDSATVFVNTDCQVDSLKIPTAFSPNGDALNDEFYIKSFALKTILSFNVYNRWGNNVFKVENVPADDKQYYWNGKINNNGEDVPLGLYIYNISAVCKNDQILNFQGEITVLR